A genomic region of Herbaspirillum sp. DW155 contains the following coding sequences:
- the ylqF gene encoding ribosome biogenesis GTPase YlqF, translating to MSIQWFPGHMNSARRKAAESMEKVDMVIEVVDARLPQASCNPMIEQLRNARQRPCLKILNKTDMADPVATQAWIDYYNSQKGVTAVALSCKKPSDVARVPKLAMQVAPHRGTALKPLRMMIMGIPNVGKSTLMNALLKKRVAAVGDEPAVTKTQQRLYLGNNMVLTDTPGMLWPKIEHPSDGLMLAASHAVGSNALIEEEVATFLADLLLQRYPQLLKARYGFNTEGMDGVAVVEGVAARRGFRLKGGEYDFEKAAHTFLQDYRSGALGRISLETPQSRAELLATYRSTDNPDALPAEDDEDEEEDFDWRDAPDHRGRKD from the coding sequence ATGTCCATCCAATGGTTCCCCGGTCACATGAACTCCGCCCGCCGCAAGGCGGCCGAGAGCATGGAAAAAGTCGATATGGTCATCGAAGTGGTCGATGCCCGCCTGCCCCAGGCCAGCTGCAATCCCATGATCGAGCAGCTGCGCAATGCACGCCAGCGGCCCTGCCTGAAGATCCTCAACAAGACCGACATGGCCGACCCGGTGGCCACGCAAGCCTGGATCGACTACTACAACAGCCAGAAGGGCGTGACCGCGGTGGCGCTGTCCTGCAAGAAGCCCTCGGACGTGGCGCGCGTGCCCAAGCTGGCCATGCAGGTGGCACCGCATCGCGGCACCGCCTTGAAGCCGCTGCGCATGATGATCATGGGCATCCCCAACGTGGGCAAGTCGACCCTGATGAATGCGCTGCTCAAAAAACGCGTGGCCGCCGTGGGTGATGAGCCGGCCGTGACCAAGACCCAGCAGCGTCTCTACCTGGGCAACAACATGGTGCTCACCGACACCCCCGGCATGCTCTGGCCCAAGATCGAGCATCCCAGCGATGGCCTGATGCTCGCGGCCAGCCATGCCGTGGGCAGCAATGCGCTCATCGAAGAGGAAGTGGCGACCTTCCTGGCCGACCTGCTGCTGCAGCGTTATCCGCAACTGCTCAAGGCGCGCTATGGCTTCAATACCGAAGGCATGGATGGCGTGGCGGTGGTGGAGGGGGTGGCGGCCAGGCGCGGGTTCCGCCTCAAGGGCGGCGAGTACGATTTCGAGAAGGCCGCGCATACCTTCCTGCAGGATTACCGCAGCGGCGCACTGGGCCGCATCTCGCTGGAGACGCCGCAGTCGCGTGCCGAGCTGCTGGCGACCTATCGCTCCACCGACAATCCCGATGCGCTGCCGGCCGAGGACGACGAAGATGAAGAGGAAGACTTCGACTGGCGAGACGCACCGGATCATCGCGGGCGCAAAGACTAA
- a CDS encoding MetQ/NlpA family ABC transporter substrate-binding protein yields the protein MKRRQLIQFIAGLGLAAGLISAPAMAEDQIKMGVTAGPHAEIMEQVKKLLEKDGVQMKVIEFTDYIQPNAALAAGDLDANSYQHQPYLDAQIKDRGYKFVSVGSTITFPMGVYSKKIKSLNDLKQGARVGVPNDPTNGGRALLVLQAKGVIKLKADAGLKATPLDIVENPKKIKIVELDAAQLPRSLDDFDAAVINGNYAESAGLSPTKDAIAVEASTGPYANVIAVRIADKDKPWVAKLVKAYHSPEVKKFVLEKYKGSVITSW from the coding sequence ATGAAGCGTCGTCAGTTGATTCAATTCATCGCAGGCCTGGGCCTGGCCGCCGGCCTGATCTCCGCCCCTGCCATGGCCGAAGATCAGATCAAGATGGGCGTGACCGCCGGTCCCCATGCCGAGATCATGGAACAGGTCAAGAAGCTGCTCGAAAAAGACGGCGTGCAGATGAAGGTCATCGAATTCACCGACTACATCCAGCCCAATGCCGCCCTGGCCGCCGGTGACCTGGATGCCAACTCCTACCAGCACCAGCCCTATCTGGATGCGCAGATCAAGGACCGCGGCTACAAGTTCGTGAGCGTGGGCAGCACCATCACCTTCCCGATGGGTGTGTACTCCAAGAAGATCAAGTCGCTCAACGACCTGAAACAAGGTGCGCGCGTGGGCGTGCCCAACGATCCGACCAACGGTGGCCGCGCCCTGCTGGTGCTGCAAGCCAAGGGCGTGATCAAGCTCAAGGCCGATGCCGGCCTGAAGGCAACCCCGCTGGATATCGTCGAAAACCCCAAGAAGATCAAGATCGTCGAACTGGACGCCGCACAATTGCCGCGTTCTCTGGATGATTTCGATGCGGCTGTCATCAACGGCAACTACGCTGAATCGGCCGGCCTCTCGCCGACCAAGGATGCGATTGCCGTGGAAGCCTCCACCGGTCCTTACGCCAACGTGATCGCCGTGCGCATCGCCGACAAGGACAAGCCCTGGGTCGCCAAGCTGGTCAAGGCTTACCACAGCCCGGAAGTGAAGAAGTTCGTGCTGGAAAAGTACAAGGGTTCCGTGATCACCTCCTGGTAA
- a CDS encoding methionine ABC transporter permease, producing MSSELIDLFVSSFGETLMMVVISGVVGSLLGIPLGIALHITESKGVLPNVVFNRVAGLLVNAVRSTPFIILLVAVIPMTRFFVGTSIGTAAAIVPLTIAAAPFIARLVETALREVDHGLVEAAQAMGATTWQIIYKVLVPEAFAGIVAGLTITFVSLVGYSAMAGAIGGGGLGDLGIRYGYQRFLPEVMLAVVLILIVFVQLVQSLGDLLVRKLSHR from the coding sequence ATGTCATCTGAACTGATCGATCTGTTCGTCAGCTCCTTCGGTGAGACGCTGATGATGGTGGTGATTTCGGGCGTGGTCGGATCGCTTCTGGGCATTCCGCTCGGTATCGCCCTGCACATCACCGAATCCAAGGGCGTGCTGCCCAATGTGGTGTTCAATCGCGTGGCCGGCCTGCTGGTCAACGCCGTGCGCTCCACGCCCTTCATCATCCTGCTGGTGGCGGTGATTCCGATGACGCGCTTCTTCGTCGGCACCTCCATCGGTACGGCCGCGGCCATCGTGCCGCTGACGATTGCCGCCGCGCCCTTCATCGCGCGTCTGGTCGAGACCGCCCTGCGCGAAGTCGACCACGGCCTGGTGGAAGCGGCGCAAGCCATGGGCGCCACCACCTGGCAAATCATTTACAAGGTCTTGGTGCCCGAGGCATTTGCTGGTATCGTCGCCGGTCTCACGATCACCTTCGTCAGCCTGGTCGGCTATTCGGCCATGGCCGGTGCCATCGGCGGCGGCGGCCTGGGTGACCTGGGCATCCGTTATGGCTATCAGCGCTTCCTGCCGGAAGTGATGCTGGCCGTGGTGCTGATCCTGATCGTGTTCGTCCAGCTGGTGCAATCCCTGGGAGACCTGCTGGTCCGCAAGCTCAGCCACCGCTGA
- a CDS encoding methionine ABC transporter ATP-binding protein — MIEIQAVTQRFGNVEAVRNVDLSIRKGEIFGIIGRSGAGKSTLVRTLNLLNRPTSGRIVLDGQDLTALSSSQLREARRSIGMIFQHFNLLSSRSVYDNIALPLELAGKSKSEIAAKVEPLLELVGLTALRDRYPAQISGGQKQRVGIARALANDPKVLLSDEATSALDPETTRSILDLLRKINKELGLTIVLITHQMEVIKQICDRVAVMEAGQVIEQGEVLEVFRQPRHEVTRALIGDVIAHELPKGVLARLRERLARADAGQGTDHLFRFAFTGNDVDQPHLSEAVRRFNLNFNILHGQIDEIQGQAFGSLAILANGTQDNINQAMQYLREQGVVVEELNHVI; from the coding sequence ATGATCGAAATACAAGCTGTCACCCAGCGATTCGGCAATGTCGAAGCGGTGCGCAATGTCGATTTGTCGATCCGCAAGGGCGAGATCTTTGGCATCATCGGCCGCAGCGGCGCCGGCAAGAGCACCCTGGTGCGCACCCTGAACCTGCTGAACCGTCCCACTTCCGGCCGCATCGTCCTCGATGGCCAGGACCTGACCGCGCTGTCGTCCTCGCAACTGCGCGAAGCGCGCCGCAGCATCGGCATGATCTTCCAGCACTTCAACCTGCTGTCCTCGCGCAGCGTCTACGACAACATCGCCCTGCCGCTGGAACTGGCCGGCAAGAGCAAGTCGGAGATCGCCGCCAAGGTCGAGCCGCTGCTGGAACTGGTCGGTCTGACTGCCCTGCGCGATCGCTATCCGGCGCAGATCTCCGGCGGCCAGAAGCAGCGCGTGGGCATCGCCCGGGCGCTGGCCAACGATCCCAAGGTTTTGCTGTCGGACGAAGCCACCTCGGCGCTGGACCCCGAAACCACCCGCTCCATCCTCGACCTGCTGCGCAAGATCAACAAGGAACTGGGCCTGACCATCGTCCTGATCACGCACCAGATGGAAGTCATCAAGCAGATCTGCGACCGCGTGGCCGTGATGGAAGCCGGCCAGGTGATCGAACAGGGTGAAGTGCTGGAGGTATTCCGCCAGCCGCGCCATGAAGTCACCCGCGCGCTGATCGGCGACGTCATTGCCCACGAGCTGCCCAAGGGCGTGCTGGCACGCCTGCGCGAACGCCTGGCGCGCGCCGATGCCGGCCAGGGCACGGACCACCTGTTCCGCTTCGCCTTCACCGGCAACGATGTGGACCAGCCGCACCTGTCGGAAGCGGTGCGCCGCTTCAACCTGAACTTCAACATCCTGCACGGCCAGATCGACGAAATCCAGGGCCAGGCATTCGGTTCGCTGGCGATCCTCGCCAACGGCACCCAGGACAACATCAACCAGGCCATGCAATACCTGCGCGAGCAGGGCGTGGTCGTCGAGGAGCTTAACCATGTCATCTGA
- a CDS encoding type II toxin-antitoxin system Phd/YefM family antitoxin — translation MYAFPVTDLAVRLDALLELADIDEVILTRAGADNLVLVREPVWRGVQEALHLLGNDLNAERLLCSLLQLRADLLPVKNSP, via the coding sequence ATGTATGCCTTTCCTGTCACTGACCTGGCCGTGCGTCTGGACGCGCTGCTGGAGCTGGCCGATATTGATGAAGTCATCCTCACCCGAGCGGGTGCCGACAACCTGGTGCTGGTGCGCGAACCCGTCTGGCGCGGCGTGCAGGAAGCGCTGCACCTGCTGGGCAACGATCTTAACGCGGAGCGCCTGCTGTGCAGCCTCTTGCAACTGCGCGCCGATCTGCTGCCCGTGAAGAATTCTCCGTGA
- a CDS encoding type II toxin-antitoxin system YoeB family toxin, producing the protein MTPLWMTPLAREDLAWWRRHDRRVARQLLHLLRRLRDGACIPAARQVALPLRLPGLFALRLHAEHRLVIERVAGRVVIHQCRFHY; encoded by the coding sequence GTGACTCCCCTCTGGATGACCCCGCTGGCCCGCGAAGATCTGGCCTGGTGGCGCCGCCATGACCGTCGCGTCGCGCGCCAATTGCTTCATTTGTTGCGGCGTCTGCGTGACGGCGCCTGCATTCCTGCGGCACGCCAGGTGGCCTTGCCCCTGCGTCTGCCCGGACTGTTCGCCTTGCGCCTGCATGCCGAACATCGGCTGGTCATCGAGCGCGTGGCGGGCCGCGTGGTGATTCATCAATGCCGCTTTCATTACTGA
- a CDS encoding porin, with protein sequence MKKTILALAVLGAFAGTAHAQSGVTIYGAVDASLSYVNTISTGGKNTGSQMALDSGLMKGSRLGIKGSEDLGGGLKAVFTIENGFNVDTGEAGQKGTLWGRQATVGLSGNFGTILAGRQKDVLDDVGSITSPGDFGGVVSRVHSLNLDRTNGERVNNSIRYNTPNFNGFTGSVIYGFGEQAGNTGAGQSFGLGGTYANGPLNIGLGYFQSKMGGKSASDVNGAAACNGAVMAMGKDKIGDKAGDTCLKTWTLAAAYQFGPARVYGSYSRVKLPLAKVPSEIADNPKHDYSFASLAHPKDRHDTPLYNMEGDGDFVIGGYNNESSSTLDFGVHYQLSPALSLISSLQYTRAKFARSADGRLLQVNLGAKYQLSKRTSTYAVVRNLRSSDMYSVGLASDRVPGSDRSQTGINAGVIHSF encoded by the coding sequence ATGAAAAAGACCATCCTGGCCCTGGCCGTGCTGGGCGCTTTCGCCGGCACGGCGCACGCGCAAAGCGGCGTGACCATCTACGGTGCAGTCGATGCCAGCCTGTCCTACGTCAACACGATCTCCACCGGCGGCAAAAATACGGGCAGCCAGATGGCCCTCGATTCCGGCCTGATGAAGGGTTCGCGCCTGGGCATCAAGGGCAGTGAAGATCTGGGCGGCGGTCTGAAGGCCGTGTTCACCATCGAGAACGGTTTCAATGTCGATACCGGCGAAGCCGGCCAGAAGGGCACGCTGTGGGGCCGCCAGGCAACCGTTGGCCTGTCCGGCAACTTCGGTACCATCCTGGCGGGCCGCCAGAAAGACGTGCTGGACGACGTGGGCAGCATCACCTCCCCGGGTGACTTCGGTGGCGTGGTCAGCCGCGTTCACTCGCTGAACCTGGATCGCACCAACGGCGAGCGCGTCAACAACTCCATCCGCTACAACACCCCTAACTTCAACGGCTTCACCGGTAGCGTCATCTATGGCTTCGGCGAGCAGGCCGGCAACACCGGCGCTGGCCAGTCCTTCGGTCTGGGCGGCACCTACGCCAACGGTCCGCTGAACATCGGCCTGGGCTACTTCCAGAGCAAGATGGGCGGCAAGTCCGCCAGCGACGTCAACGGCGCGGCAGCTTGCAATGGCGCAGTGATGGCCATGGGCAAGGACAAGATCGGCGACAAGGCGGGCGACACTTGCCTGAAGACCTGGACGCTGGCGGCCGCGTACCAGTTCGGACCGGCCCGAGTCTATGGCTCCTACTCGCGCGTGAAGCTGCCGTTGGCCAAGGTGCCGTCGGAAATCGCCGACAATCCGAAGCACGACTACAGTTTCGCTTCGCTGGCACATCCCAAGGACCGTCATGACACGCCTCTCTACAACATGGAAGGCGACGGCGACTTCGTCATTGGCGGCTACAACAACGAGTCCAGCAGCACGCTGGACTTCGGCGTGCATTACCAGCTCTCGCCGGCCCTGTCGCTGATCAGCAGCCTGCAGTACACCCGCGCCAAGTTCGCACGCAGCGCCGACGGCCGTCTGCTGCAGGTCAACCTGGGCGCCAAGTACCAGCTGTCCAAGCGCACTTCCACCTACGCCGTCGTGCGCAACCTGCGTTCGTCCGACATGTACAGCGTTGGCCTGGCCAGCGACCGTGTGCCGGGTAGCGACCGCAGCCAGACCGGCATCAATGCTGGCGTGATCCACAGCTTCTGA
- the groL gene encoding chaperonin GroEL (60 kDa chaperone family; promotes refolding of misfolded polypeptides especially under stressful conditions; forms two stacked rings of heptamers to form a barrel-shaped 14mer; ends can be capped by GroES; misfolded proteins enter the barrel where they are refolded when GroES binds) — translation MAAKQVIFGDEARAKVVNGVNILANAVKVTLGPKGRNVVLERSFGAPTVTKDGVSVAKEIELKDKLENMGAQLVKEVASKTSDNAGDGTTTATVLAQAIVREGFKYVAAGFNPTDLKRGIDKAVTAIVGEVKNLAKPTTTSKEIAQVGSISANSDADIGDIIAKAMEKVGKEGVITVEDGKSLENELDIVEGMQFDRGYLSPYFINNQEKQIVALDNPFILLFDKKISNIRDLLPVLEQVAKAGRPLLIVAEDVEGEALATLVVNNIRGILKTAAVKAPGFGDRRKAMLEDIAILTGGQVIAEEVGLTLEKATLAELGQAKRVEIGKENTTIIDGNGEAAGIEARVAMIRTQIGEATSDYDREKLQERVAKLAGGVALIKVGAATEVEMKEKKARVEDALHATRAAVEEGVVPGGGVALLRARANVKDLKGDNADQEAGIKIVLRAIEEPLRQIVFNAGDEPSVVVNKVLEGSGNFGYNASNGTYGDLVELGVLDPAKVTRSALQNAASVASLILTTDALVAEVAEDKPAGMPGGMGGMGGMGGMDGMM, via the coding sequence ATGGCAGCAAAGCAAGTTATTTTCGGCGATGAAGCACGCGCCAAGGTCGTCAACGGCGTCAACATCCTGGCCAACGCAGTCAAGGTCACCCTGGGTCCGAAGGGCCGCAACGTCGTACTGGAGCGCAGCTTCGGCGCCCCGACCGTGACCAAGGACGGCGTTTCCGTCGCCAAGGAAATCGAACTGAAGGACAAGCTGGAAAACATGGGTGCCCAGCTGGTCAAGGAAGTCGCTTCCAAGACCTCCGACAATGCCGGTGACGGTACCACCACCGCTACCGTGCTGGCCCAGGCCATCGTGCGCGAAGGCTTCAAGTACGTCGCCGCCGGCTTCAACCCGACCGACCTGAAGCGCGGTATCGACAAGGCCGTCACCGCCATCGTCGGCGAAGTGAAGAACCTGGCCAAGCCCACCACCACCTCCAAGGAAATCGCTCAAGTCGGCTCGATCTCGGCCAACTCCGATGCGGACATCGGCGACATCATCGCCAAGGCCATGGAAAAGGTCGGCAAGGAAGGCGTCATCACCGTGGAAGACGGCAAGTCGCTGGAAAACGAACTGGATATCGTCGAAGGTATGCAATTCGACCGCGGCTACCTGTCGCCGTACTTCATCAACAACCAAGAGAAGCAGATCGTCGCTCTGGACAATCCCTTCATCCTGCTGTTCGACAAGAAGATCTCCAACATCCGTGACCTGCTGCCGGTGCTGGAACAAGTCGCCAAGGCTGGCCGTCCGCTGCTGATCGTGGCCGAAGACGTCGAAGGCGAAGCCCTGGCTACCCTGGTGGTCAACAACATCCGTGGCATCCTGAAGACTGCTGCCGTCAAGGCTCCTGGCTTCGGCGACCGCCGCAAGGCCATGCTGGAAGACATCGCCATCCTGACCGGTGGCCAGGTGATCGCCGAAGAAGTCGGCCTGACCCTGGAAAAGGCTACCCTGGCTGAACTGGGCCAAGCCAAGCGCGTTGAAATCGGCAAGGAAAACACCACCATCATCGACGGCAACGGCGAAGCCGCTGGCATCGAAGCGCGCGTGGCGATGATCCGCACCCAGATCGGCGAAGCCACCTCCGACTACGACCGTGAAAAACTGCAAGAGCGCGTGGCCAAGCTGGCCGGCGGTGTTGCACTGATCAAGGTTGGCGCTGCCACCGAAGTCGAAATGAAGGAAAAGAAGGCCCGCGTCGAAGACGCCCTGCACGCTACCCGCGCTGCTGTTGAAGAAGGCGTCGTGCCCGGCGGTGGCGTTGCCCTGCTGCGCGCTCGCGCCAACGTCAAGGATCTGAAGGGCGACAACGCCGACCAGGAAGCCGGTATCAAGATCGTGCTGCGCGCCATCGAAGAGCCGCTGCGCCAGATCGTCTTCAACGCCGGCGACGAGCCGTCGGTGGTGGTGAACAAGGTGCTGGAAGGTTCGGGCAACTTCGGCTACAACGCTTCCAACGGCACCTACGGTGACCTGGTGGAACTGGGCGTGCTGGATCCGGCCAAGGTGACCCGTTCGGCCCTGCAAAACGCTGCCTCCGTGGCCAGCCTGATCCTGACCACCGACGCCCTGGTGGCCGAAGTGGCAGAAGACAAGCCGGCCGGCATGCCTGGCGGCATGGGTGGTATGGGCGGCATGGGTGGCATGGACGGCATGATGTAA
- the groES gene encoding co-chaperone GroES gives MNLRPLHDRVIVKRLDQETKTASGIVLPDAATEKPDQGEVLAVGNGKILEDGKVRQLAVKVGDRVLFGKYSGQAVKIDGQELLVMREEDLFAVVEK, from the coding sequence ATGAATCTTCGCCCTTTGCACGATCGCGTTATCGTCAAGCGCCTCGACCAGGAAACCAAGACTGCTTCCGGTATCGTTCTGCCTGACGCAGCGACCGAAAAGCCGGACCAAGGCGAAGTCCTGGCCGTCGGCAACGGCAAGATCCTGGAAGATGGCAAGGTCCGCCAACTGGCCGTGAAGGTCGGCGACCGCGTTCTGTTCGGCAAGTACTCCGGCCAGGCCGTGAAGATCGATGGCCAGGAACTGCTGGTCATGCGCGAAGAAGACCTGTTCGCCGTCGTCGAGAAGTAA
- a CDS encoding EthD domain-containing protein: protein MIKLMIIGRRRAGMTRRDMQHHMLNIHAPLVLEFIAAHPAEAPKRYAQNHFIDATHALGTPAESDWALDRDFVTQVWATSPAEAMAGLALPFYQEKLRPDEENFVEQSTVCKFMVQEELVFCDQRRTARHKLFFVLPAAPEAATEDGPRAEQFAEVVARVVADRRTPYISRHVRNRVMNPPGGTASVDLIEEFWLDDADSAERLLALLKEGLASEATAPGLWQVWQRGMASIALEHALYPG from the coding sequence ATGATCAAATTGATGATCATCGGCCGACGCCGAGCCGGCATGACCCGCCGCGACATGCAGCACCACATGCTCAACATCCACGCCCCTCTTGTACTGGAGTTCATCGCCGCGCATCCGGCCGAGGCGCCCAAACGCTATGCGCAGAACCATTTCATCGACGCTACCCATGCCCTGGGCACGCCTGCGGAGTCTGACTGGGCACTGGACCGCGACTTCGTGACGCAGGTCTGGGCCACCTCCCCCGCCGAGGCGATGGCCGGCCTGGCCCTGCCCTTCTACCAGGAAAAGCTGCGCCCGGATGAAGAGAACTTCGTGGAGCAGTCCACCGTCTGCAAATTCATGGTGCAGGAGGAGCTGGTCTTTTGTGACCAGCGGCGCACTGCGCGCCACAAGCTGTTCTTCGTCCTGCCTGCGGCCCCGGAAGCCGCCACGGAGGACGGACCGCGTGCCGAGCAGTTCGCCGAGGTGGTTGCCCGCGTGGTGGCGGACCGGCGCACGCCGTATATCTCGCGCCATGTCCGCAACCGGGTGATGAATCCGCCGGGCGGCACCGCCAGCGTCGATCTGATCGAGGAATTCTGGCTCGATGATGCAGACAGTGCCGAACGTCTGCTGGCGCTGCTCAAGGAAGGTCTGGCGAGCGAGGCGACTGCACCCGGCTTGTGGCAGGTCTGGCAGCGTGGCATGGCCAGCATTGCGCTGGAGCACGCGCTCTATCCGGGATGA
- a CDS encoding branched-chain amino acid ABC transporter substrate-binding protein — MQKIKMIPVATALVAAFAFAGAAQAQEVIKIGHVAPLTGPNAHIGKDNENGARMAVDELNAKGITIGGKKVTFQLVAQDDASDPKQATTVAQALVDAKVKGVVGHMNSGTTIPASKIYFDAGIPQISPSATNPKYTQQGFNTAFRVVANDGQLGGVLGRYAVNELKAKNVAVIDDRTAYGQGVAEEFRKSAQAAGATIVATQYTTDKATDFNAILTSVKAKKPDLIFFGGMDAVAGPMLRQMDQLGIVAKFMGGDGICTTELPGLAGAGLKDDQVVCAEAGGVTEAGKKPLDDFKAAYKKKFNQDVVIYAPYTYDSLMTLADAMQQAGSSDPKAYLPVLAKIHHKGVTGEIAFDPKGDILNGSLTLYTYKGGKRTLLNVVK; from the coding sequence ATGCAAAAAATCAAAATGATTCCTGTCGCTACAGCACTGGTGGCAGCGTTCGCATTCGCAGGGGCTGCACAAGCACAAGAAGTCATCAAGATCGGTCACGTCGCTCCCCTGACTGGTCCCAATGCACACATCGGCAAGGACAATGAAAACGGCGCCCGCATGGCCGTGGACGAACTCAATGCCAAGGGCATCACGATCGGCGGCAAGAAGGTGACCTTCCAGCTGGTCGCCCAGGATGACGCCTCCGACCCGAAGCAAGCCACCACCGTGGCACAGGCTCTGGTCGATGCCAAGGTCAAGGGCGTGGTCGGCCACATGAACTCCGGCACCACCATCCCGGCCTCCAAGATCTACTTTGACGCCGGCATCCCGCAAATCTCGCCCTCGGCAACCAACCCCAAGTACACCCAGCAAGGCTTCAACACCGCCTTCCGCGTGGTGGCCAACGATGGCCAGCTCGGTGGCGTCCTGGGTCGCTATGCCGTCAATGAACTCAAGGCCAAGAACGTGGCCGTCATCGACGACCGCACCGCTTACGGTCAAGGCGTGGCTGAAGAATTCCGCAAGAGCGCCCAGGCTGCTGGCGCCACCATCGTGGCTACCCAGTACACCACCGACAAGGCGACCGACTTCAACGCCATCCTGACCTCGGTCAAGGCCAAGAAGCCGGATCTGATCTTCTTCGGCGGTATGGATGCCGTGGCCGGCCCGATGCTGCGCCAGATGGATCAACTGGGTATCGTTGCCAAGTTCATGGGCGGTGACGGTATCTGCACCACCGAACTGCCGGGCCTGGCTGGCGCCGGTCTGAAGGACGACCAGGTGGTCTGCGCCGAAGCTGGTGGCGTGACCGAAGCCGGCAAGAAGCCGCTGGACGACTTCAAGGCCGCCTACAAGAAGAAGTTCAACCAGGACGTCGTGATCTACGCACCGTACACCTACGACTCGCTGATGACCCTGGCTGATGCAATGCAACAGGCTGGTTCGTCCGATCCGAAGGCTTACCTGCCGGTGCTGGCCAAGATCCACCACAAGGGTGTGACCGGTGAAATCGCCTTCGACCCGAAGGGCGACATCCTCAACGGCAGCCTGACCCTGTACACCTACAAGGGTGGCAAGCGTACTCTGCTGAACGTGGTGAAATAA
- a CDS encoding LysR family transcriptional regulator, which yields MRFNKLDLNLLVALDALLTERNISRAAEKTHLSQSAMSNALARLRDYFDDALLIQVGRRMEPTPRAEVLRDAVNDVLRRIEGSIAAKPAFVPAESQREFRISVSDFSLSVLIPHVIARAHAEGPRIRFALIPQVQDPPRSLDRAEVDLLVLPQEFCTPDHPAEEVFRERYVCVVWRDSALAQGELTLERYMAAGHVVMVPPGANSASVEAWRLHKLGLERRVEVTSFSFASCMALLPGTDRIATVHSRLARKLAPHFPVVLKESPLPLAEMHQMLQWHRYRTNDPGIEWLRRVFMDSAREMDADAGA from the coding sequence ATGCGCTTCAACAAGCTCGACCTCAATCTGCTGGTCGCCCTCGATGCGCTGCTGACCGAACGCAACATCAGCCGCGCCGCCGAGAAGACTCACCTGAGCCAGTCCGCCATGAGCAATGCACTGGCCCGCCTGCGCGATTATTTCGATGACGCCCTGCTGATCCAGGTAGGACGCCGCATGGAGCCGACACCGCGCGCCGAGGTTCTGCGCGATGCGGTCAACGATGTGCTCAGGCGCATCGAAGGTTCGATCGCGGCCAAGCCGGCCTTTGTGCCGGCCGAGTCTCAGCGGGAATTCCGCATCTCGGTCTCGGACTTCAGCCTGAGCGTACTGATCCCGCACGTGATCGCACGCGCCCATGCCGAGGGACCGCGCATCCGCTTTGCGCTGATACCGCAGGTGCAAGACCCGCCCCGTTCGCTGGACCGCGCGGAAGTCGATCTGCTGGTGCTGCCACAGGAATTCTGTACGCCCGACCACCCCGCCGAAGAAGTCTTCCGCGAGCGCTACGTGTGCGTGGTGTGGCGCGACAGCGCGCTGGCGCAGGGCGAGTTGACGCTGGAGCGCTACATGGCCGCAGGCCACGTGGTGATGGTGCCGCCCGGCGCCAATTCGGCGTCGGTGGAAGCTTGGAGACTCCACAAGCTAGGTCTGGAGCGGCGGGTGGAGGTGACCAGTTTCAGCTTTGCCTCTTGCATGGCACTGCTGCCGGGAACCGACCGCATCGCCACCGTGCATAGCCGGCTGGCACGCAAGCTGGCTCCGCATTTTCCGGTGGTGTTGAAGGAAAGCCCGCTGCCCCTGGCGGAAATGCACCAGATGCTGCAGTGGCACCGCTATCGCACCAATGATCCGGGGATCGAATGGCTGCGGCGGGTCTTCATGGACAGTGCGCGGGAGATGGATGCGGATGCGGGAGCCTGA